A genomic region of Pseudopipra pipra isolate bDixPip1 chromosome W, bDixPip1.hap1, whole genome shotgun sequence contains the following coding sequences:
- the LOC135406350 gene encoding serine/threonine-protein kinase pim-1-like has product MAPAVPLCRAGPPHPHPRPWAARRGPALARLPARRLWRCWALLWGGLWGGLWGGFWGGLWGGLWGGFWGGLVDGLWDGLRGGLWDGLWDGLWGGLWGGLWDGLWGGLWGGFWGGFWGGLWDGQWGGFWGGLRDGLWDGLWGGFWGGFWGGLWDGQWGGLGLAAPWLRPARARRLPGPAGDAGAAAAAASSAGSPGRAPPPLPAAGGEARPGPLEGRSGAVPGPGPNADGHVSPARKAKGPLQKRYRLGSLLGSGGFGRVYAGTRLADGAPVAIKAVPRDLIRRWGELPDGTLAPLEIVLLDKVSNGFRGVIQLLEWFELPNSFLLVMERPERSRDLSRVITAWRFLPEEMAWGLFRQVLKAVRHCTSCGVLHRDIKPQNILLNLATGEAKLLDFGCATFLQDTVYTQFAGTPSYSPPEWICFKRYRGEAATIWSLGILLYQMVCGKHPFCRGTNTIWDQLPFPPRVSRGCQHLIRWCLSIRPSDRPSLEDLLCHPWVQGIHLL; this is encoded by the exons ATGGCCCCGGCCGTTCCCCTctgccgggcggggccgccccatccccatccccggccCTGGGCGGCCCGGCGCGGTCCCGCCCTCGCCCGGCTCCCGGCGCGCCGGTTGTGGCGCTGCTGGGCGCTCCTGTGGGGCGGGCTGTGGGGCGGGCTGTGGGGCGGGTTTTGGGGCGGGCTGTGGGGCGGGCTGTGGGGCGGGTTTTGGGGCGGGCTGGTGGAcgggctgtgggacgggctgAGGGGcgggctgtgggacgggctgtgggatgggctgTGGGGCGGGCTGTGGGGcgggctgtgggatgggctgTGGGGCGGGCTGTGGGGCGGGTTTTGGGGCGGGTTTTGGGGCGGGCTGTGGGACGGGCAGTGGGGCGGGTTTTGGGGCGGGCTGAGGGAcgggctgtgggacgggctgtGGGGCGGGTTTTGGGGCGGGTTTTGGGGCGGGCTGTGGGACGGGCAGTGGGGCGGGCTCGGCCTCGCCGCCCCTTGGCTCCGCCCGGCTCGAGCCCGGCgcctgccggggccggcgggggacgcgggcgccgcggccgctgccgcctcctcgGCGGGTTCCCCGGGCAGAGctccgccgccgctgcccgctgcGGGTGGGgaagcccggcccgggccgctCGAGGGGCGCtcgggggccgtgccgggccccggccCGAACGCTGACGGCCACGTCTCGCCCGCGCGGAAGGCGAAGGGGCCCCTGCAGAAGCGCTACCGGCTGGGTTCGCTGCTGGGCAGCGGCGGCTTCGGCCGCGTCTACGCGGGGACCCGCCTGGCGGACGGAGCCCCG GTGGCCATCAAAGCCGTGCCCCGGGATCTCATCCGGCGCTGGGGCGAGCTG CCCGACGGCACCCTGGCACCCCTGGAGATCGTGCTGCTGGACAAGGTGTCCAATGGCTTTCGTGGTGTCatccagctcctggagtggTTCGAGCTCCCCAACAGTTTCTTGTTGGTGATGGAGCGTCCGGAGCGCTCTCGGGACCTCTCTCGCGTAATCACGGCGTGGAGGTTCCTGCCGGAGGAGATGGCGTGGGGGCTGTTCCGCCAGGTGCTGAAGGCCGTGCGGCACTGCACCAGCTGCGGCGTCCTGCACCGGGACATCAAGCCCCAGAACATCCTCCTCAACCTGGCCACCGGCGAGGCGAAGCTCCTTGACTTTGGATGTGCCACCTTCCTTCAGGACACGGTCTACACCCAGTTTGCAG GAACACCGTCATACAGCCCGCCAGAGTGGATCTGCTTCAAACGCTACCGCGGCGAGGCGGCCACGATCTggtccctgggcatcctgctctACCAGATGGTCTGCGGGAAGCACCCGTTCTGCAGAGGCACCAACACCATCTGGGACCAGCTCCCCTTCCCACCACGGGTCTCTCGAG gctgccagcaccTTATCAGGTGGTGTTTGTCCATCCGCCCCTCGGACAGGCCATCATTGGAAGACCTATTGTGCCATCCTTGGGTGCAGGGCATTCACCTGCTCTAG